ATCAAATTTTTTCCTAACAATTACTTCTTAGTGCAACTTACCTTGCAACATCCTTAAAAGCTATTCAGAGTGTTTTTGACCATTACATAAAAAGCATGCTTATGCAAAGTGTCTAAAAAGTTTTGCGAATAACACAGAAAAACTATGGATTGTGCCAAAAATTTAACGACTTTCAGCACAGTTATGCCACCGTTAAATAAGCCTCTAAAATTTCAGCAGATGTTTTGAATAACTGTTTCTATACCAATAACAACATTTTTGGCTGGTTGATCTGTTCTTTAAATATGTATAATTAACGATTAATCTGAGTAAGGCAAGGGGAAGCAATCAATCTGTGCTACATCACAGTAATATGGTAGGCTGTGAGGAAAAGTCTGACATGTGACCCATATTATAATTGAAACATCGAACCATTCATTGGCTATAGTGCTGAGGTGTTATGGCAGCTTACATTTTGATACAACTGATATTTTAGTGTATATGTCTACATACTTGCATTACATCTTACATCTTCCTTGGTTTTGCACATATTGTGTTTCAATATTCATTGCATGAAATCCCAAATTGTTTCTTCTTATCCACGAGAAGATACAGCATCACGTGATATACAGGGGATCTTAATTCCAAGGGTGCAAATAAATGGATATAGTAAATATGTCAATAGCTGTCatatttgaccatgaacggcacctgtgcaatgccttcAGTACTTGGCAAAGTGTTAGTCATAATCAGAACagtatagttgtgagtgcattatgtcagggCAAATTGCTGCTGTTTGTATGGTGGGTGCTACCATAACCatggtagctgaagtgtttggggTTTCGAGAGGCACCATGTCAAAGACATTTTATACTGCATGTGGGGAAAGAGAAAAAACATTGTTCACTAAGTCTcaatgcggacgaaagtgtgtgtgttgagtgataatGGTAAATGGTCATTAAAGTGGACTGTGACAGAGCTGAATGTCTCACTTGTGAACCCATTCAACACCAAACAATACAAAGGTAGCTCCATAAGCAACTGACTGCAGGGAGagcaggaattccaaaaccacttgtaAGTCCTGCAAATGCCTTAAACGTGAAAATGTGGTGCCTAAGCCATAACCTTGAACTGtggaagcaatggaagaaaataatttggttgtatgagtcttgttttacactgttttcaacttctggctgagtttgcaTCTCAAGACTGAAACATGGggatggggagtttggtggtgatTTGGGCAGTGGTATTGGGGTATTCCATGGGCACCATTGTTGCTCTGCAAGAAGGCATTACTGCTAAGGTTTATGTGACAATTTTGTCGGATCAGGTCCATCGCATTGTACAGTGTTtgtcccaatggtgatgctgtattccaagTCAACAGCTGTTCACATAGCTTGCACaaaccaggactggttttgtgagcacgagaatgaattatcacatctcccctggccatgTAGAGCTCAatactattgagcctttgtggtctatttgGAGAGAAAGCTGTGTGATCACTATtaacctccatcatcattacctgaacttgctacTCTTTTGCGGGACGAACAGTGTAAGATTTCCTTTAAAACCCTACAGGACCCGTTTTGAATTCCAACTAGTTTCCTACACCATATCAGGTATGGGGAtgtgttttcagtgtttctgttttttgTCCCGCCCTTGTATTTAAACTGAGTACATATTTATTTCCCTACATGCCCCCCCTCCAATTGTAAATTCCACAAAGCTGCTTGTAAGTTACAATAACATAATGTGGGGGAAATTCTCAGCAAGTATGAACGACAGACTTCATGAAGCTTTTGACCAAGAGTAGATTTTTGTCCTAGTTATTATCCACAATAGTTGTTCCAGTTTTACTTCTTAAGAGTGACTGAGAATTTAACCAAAATCTAGAACAATTATGTTTGCACATTTTATCATCACCACAATTGAATAGTGTCCTGTCTACATCATGTTGATCATTTTGACACTAACACTCTAAATTACTTATTTAGATTTTTTGTATTGTCATTAGGTGAAAAAAAACCTCCCTTCAACTACTTTAGGTAAAGGCTCAAGAATTTAAGGAACTGGGCATACACAATACAAGTGAGATAAGGGTCACAAGACTAAGCATATTCTACTAATTAGATTGTAACATTTACATTTTGTTCGGTTTTGGATACTGTACCTACTTTTCAGTGCACCCCTACAGCTGCTGTTCTTACTGTTGAAGTGACACATACTTCACCTTAGGAACAAGAGGGACAGCCTGCTAATGAAAAAATGACAGTGCACCTAATTCTGCAGCATGAATAACAACTATTAACCAGAGTAATTGAAAGCAGCATATTTGAAATGCAACCCCACGTTAAGTGGTTAATTTCTCCAGATTTTCAATCTAAAAAAACTAATCTTTCAGCTGCAtgcatttggtacataaataaataGTAAACTGATCCGATGTAGTCTTGTTTACTAGTTGCTTTAGAACAATGGAGAAAAAAGTAAATACCTTAAATATCAATCAGTTATTATTTGTTCACTATGAACTTACCTCTTTTAACTGTTTCCAAATTTAATAGCTGGAAATAATGAAGCTGATCAGTAaccttaaattaataaaaaaaaaaaaaaaagttgactgtTAGTGTTCTTTTTCCAATCTTTTTCAGTTCCACAATTCCTCTATAGCATCAACACTAAGTTCAACAACCACGAAATGGCAGTACCTGCCATTGCTTCTTTAGTGGTTGACATTTCACTCTCTCAAATAGTTGCCTTCCTTATCATCTATTGCTCTGCATCATTCTTTTAAGTGTTGGGAAGAAATCAATTACTTGCAATTTGTGCCATCACACTAATACTGATAAGACACAGTCTtgacgtacatgtttcacttctgtgcaaGATTACACACAGCCAAATTCCCTTCAAAACGTCTTCttcacacttaaatttataatcactgctaacaaatttcccttttttgaaAATACTTTTCCAGTTACTGCCAATCTGCATTATATATTCTCTCTACTATAGCCatcatcaaatgttttgctacccaaataacaaaattcatcaactTTTTAGTGCATCATTTCTAAGTCTAATAccctcgcctgatttaatttgactacaatgCGTTATCCTTGTTTCACTTTGTCGATGTGCATCTCCTCTCaactcaagacactgtccattctgttcaactgctcttgaaaCTCCTTTGCAGTCTCAGAGAATTACTATGTCATGGGCAAACTTGTTTTAATTTCTTAttgctgaactttaatttcctttcaaaattgCTCCTTTGTCTCTCTTTCTGCTTCCTCAATGTTtggattgaataaaattggggctTGGCCACAATTCATGCTTGCACCCCCTTGCATTTGTCATCTAGTCATTTTGCATTTTCCATTAACCtaattttttagatgtctgtattcccttttgtgtGCTTCAGTTTCGGCAGTTTTATATTTTTGCATTTTGTTGTTACAATTGTTAGGTATTTATGGTCAATTGGTGCAGTGATGAAATGGGTgctaatgcattttgcagtatttttgaTACATGGATGGCTTGATGGTACTAATTAATGAACTCAGAAATTACAAAGTGCAATAGCCCATCTGCCCAacaacaataattttcatgtcttttCTCAACTTGAAAAGTGGATGTCAGAGGCTCTGGTCACTGTCTCATTGCCATAAGCAGGTCTTACTTCATGGAAGACAAGTAAAAAACGTGCTCGCAGGTGATGAAGTCCCTTCACTGTTACTATGCCAGTACCTGTCAGGTCAGTGTACATTCTCAAAATAGATATTAAAAAAAGGCTTTAAATGATTGCTTAATACAATAATTCCAAATCACAACAAAAACTAAAACACCTTTGTTCAGACTACGTTAGTTCGGTCTAAATCACCTATTGCTCCTGTAAAATGTATCTCTCAGCTGTGAGTCCATTTAATCATTTCAAGATTCATGTTATGTTCAAGATCTTATGTTCAGtactcttgtttttcaattttactGTAGGAAATAAATTTAGAGGTACAAAGGCACAAAAAATATTTGCTGACTAAATCTGTTCGGAGATGAAAATTCATATGCTTGAAAGAAATCACACGTACATTCCTTTATTAAAAGACCAGTTTTTAAGTGGCTAGAGAGGTTACTGGCTCCATTTTTCCTGGTATGCATTAACTAGTAGCCCATTCTCCTTGCCCAGGTGCTGAATGTGATGAACTTCAATATGCTCACTGTATGAAACTACAAAAAGATTGTAAACACATTACAAGCCAAGTGTCACTATTTATTTTAAGAACAATTTTGAAAAGCCTGAAAATCAGTCCTAATAAGTCTAAAGTAATGTGTAATCAGCTGTAGAAACTTCATACTAACCACTAAAAAAGTGCTACAACAATTTGATAAGTTCTTTATTAAGGGCTGTTGAAGGTAACAAAGAAACAGAGAGTATAATTCGCTGTGTGAGGATCACAGAACATAACTCCATTTTGGCTATTTTACAGGAGAGATGAAAGAAGGTATTTTAACatgtaaattttgtgtttcagtgacATAATCTCTACATCACTAAAGAATACCCTTAAAAAGCTGTCAGATGGTGATAGATCTTTAATGGTCATCATTGGTTCACCTTTATTTATTGTTTAATATAGTGGTGAGTAGACATGTCATTATGATTCTAAGTGAATCAATATAGAGGTTTTACATTTGGATATATGAAGTTGGCTGAGAAAATATAGTATAAAAAGTTAACTTCAAATTAAAACAGAGCAATTCCAGTTAAATTAAAAGCACATTAGTGGATTTTTGTATCAATGTCACCTTTGATTGTTCACTTTCTCACTAATTCCATCACAAACATTGCCACTGCTGTCTAAATCTCCAGCTTCCTCTGAAGACTTTTGCAAAATGTATGATACAGTTCCTAGATAATGCTGGTGTGGCAAAGTTTCATGAGGTCTGTTATTTTCTCTCCTTGAAGTTTTCGTGTTCCATGGTATTTTGGTTCCAGCTGGAAGACAGTATTGGAATTTCAGAATTATCTGGAAACTGACAAACTTTTGAATTCTTGATCTTGGAAATTTCTGAAAAAACATTTGATCGACATAGCTTTTGTAATATTGAAGCTGTGTCACCTTAGGTTGTATCTGATTTCCTTTACTGTCAATTTTagtatttttccactgttctttcTGCATAGCACCAAGATCCAGGAACTCATTCTGGTCCATTTCAGTGAGTTCATACAGTATTTGTTTTCAGCCCTCTCCGTACTGGCATGGACTGAACCACACTCCATTAAAGAGTGGCCAGGCTCAGAAAAGCATTGCTGTATCATAGGATCATTCATATTTGTATTGCATAGAGAAACATGGCGCTCACATTAACATTTTGATTTTGTCCTCCACAGGTGTCTGAGAACAAAATGACTGGATGGCTTTCAGGAATTCTTAAAGTATATGTTGAGCTATTTTAATTGATCAAAGTCTAGCTGCACCTTTATGACATACATATTTTCTGTCTTTCCTGGTACCAGTACTGTATACTGTGAGATTTAAAACAGCTACTATTCTTTTGTAGAAAATGGCCTTAGTTATTATGTTTGGGCAGCATCTTACTTCTTCTAGCTTAAATTCCAGTAAATGGCATTCTCCTGCTTGGCCCACTCTTCCATTTTTTTCTAGCTGCCTCTTTTCTCTTTAGGTGTTCCGAGTCCTTGTCTTTCTCTGCTAAATGATTTTCTATGGAGAGATTTTGAAAGCGGTGTGGTCACATTAATCTTTTCTAGGCACAAGGGAAAGATGAGGTTAAACTCTGTATTGAGTGTTTCTCTGTAGAGTTAGCATTTTTGAGCAGTAACCTGTTGCTCTTCGCACAGTTTTTTATACGTTTAGTGCATTATTTGTACATTCAGATCTCCTGGTAAGAACTGACGCACAGTGCTCTGTCGGCAGTAAAGCAACGGAACAGTAGGAAAGAATTTTGCTGATCCCAAATCTGAGATGCACCCCTTCCAGACAAAATAACAGGAGTGCCACTACAGCTACCTGTCactaaaaaaaacaaataaactcACAACTTTGAGATACATAGCACTTGGTTCTCGCCAGGAGAAGAGCTAGAGACACATCGTTTTGACACAACATCCATCTGATTACCGTGAGAATATGTGCTAAAAAAGCCGGAAACAGCATTTTTGCAGATATGTTCCTGTGACTCTCACATGACTAAATGACCTGAAGTACACTaaacaaaatttccaaaactattttTATATGTGCCTGAAAGTTTACAATCACTGTGTGTTATTTGTTTTGCATTaagaaattaatttgtaatttaaaaaactgTGTTTCTCAGCAACTGGCATATGGTGGGAATTACTaggaagacagaaaaacaaactgtAGGATCAGGAAACAGATTATACTGGAAATATGATTATGAAGATAGTCGGACATGCGAGTATGTGGCCAGTTGATAGATGGACAAAGGAGGATTTTGCTTGAATCCAAGACATGTGAATATACTGGAGTTATGACCTATCATCATTAGACGGGGAgaaaatttttatctttaaaaGCTTTCTGACAATTTGTGGTTACTGCATATACACTTACAATTTTGAAACAAGCGTGTTGCTTCAGTAGTTATAGAGTAAACTGCTGGCAGTGTGTTGATATAGATGTCTCAAGAACAGATGCTCTTTGGCCTGTATCTTTGCCACGTCTTTGCAAACATATGTATTGTATTTGAAGTAGACTGCAATTGTAACTTTATTTAACCTGCTTAACATTATATCCAAGTATGATGGATCATAAAAAAAGGTCACTAGTCAGTCTGTATTGGGTAAGATTATTGGGGAGAAAGGGGTGCAGAGCACTACATATCTTGACACCTGAAACCAATATTTTCCTAAAATGCCAATGAGTAAGCATCATGCCAACTTATAATCATATACAGATGAGACTAGGCTTTGAGTGCCACTTTATTAGCACGGTATTTTGTTATTTAGCAGCTAGCATTACAATATTATTGTCAGCCTGTAATGAATATAGACAAGTTTTTTCTCTGAATGGTGATGCCTGCCTATCCAAATTCTATCTGCTGAAATTAACCTGCACAGCTGCAGTTGGAAACTGTATCCGATCAACAAAGGACGTAAGGTACCCATAGACTGATCACTTATTTTTGTAATATCAAGCACAAATATGAAAGATGTAATAACTGTCATGGCTGTCAGGAACAAAACTATTCTTCAAACTTTGAGAGACTGGTATTGCAGCTGTGAGAAAATGAGCTTACAAATTTTGAGTGCTGACCACATCTCTACCGATTCccaacagatattggaaatatagcACAGTTGCATTTACTGAAGCAATGAAATATTCTATAAACAACGAACTGCCATTTATGCATGCTGCCAAATTAGTCATgttgtttttttattacagtacgGTGTTATTGATATTCTACTTGTTCATCCCTACAGTGGCAGACAACTGGACAGCATAACTGTGTTTTTAATTTAACCCTTGAGCGGGCATGCCGATTTTCATAACACGAATGGGCGCGCGGGTTTCTTTctacacatgtaaagaatagctgtctttatgttatcaAGTACATATGTAGGTGGCAAATCATAGTTTAATTGAACAAagttaaaataaacttacataatatgcaCTAAAGCACTGTTTAcctaaataataatgaaataaaacttccATTATATGACTCTGTTGCCATGGACAGGTGTTACCCCCACTAGAAGAATTAAACagcacagttgcatcagatcccagtcAACTGCTCATCTGATTGCATATTAATTTGTAGACAGCTACCTCATTGTGGAACTGTCCTGCTAACTTATAATGTGGGTAATTTTCCAGCaccaatcataatttttttttctgacaaAGCTCGCTAGTTATTTTATATTAGCTGCTCACTTGGATGTATGGCAACACAATTTATCGCTATGTTAGTTGAAGCAATGATAAAGGAACAGGTATAGTTTTGCAGTtgtgaagcaaataaggaaaggtgcaaaacaattttatttgtgttCAGCACACTTTATATACAGGTGTGCTTACTCGAGGGTTCACCTGACAATCAACAATGTGATCAACTGGCCAGTCACGGTTGCCTAATTAATAACCTCACAGCAAATCCACATGCACGGTTTTAAAATAATAACTATAGATGATACAACAGCCAGTTACATATGTTTCGGGTAACTTTTTCCCATGTATTATTCGATAGTTTTCATTTCCTTTCCACTGCCTTCATATCATTTGTAAACTTGTCGTGTCCTCTAATCTGCACCAGTACAGGGCTCTGTTAACCAAGTAAACCAAGTGAATGAAAGCTCCACCTCTGCATGTTCCACTTCACACCCATGTTTATGTAATTTATAATTCCAGTGGGCTGCCAGTCCTACCAAATGCAGAAACATTCttgtttttattgatttatttgaaTCCGTGCAACCAATGCCATAAACAGTAAGGTGTAGCCACTGAGTTCATTATTCTGCCCTTGGATACATCTGTGGTTACCCTTACTAATGATTAATTTATAGTTCAAAGTTAAAGGAAAGTGTCAATATTTATGTATGatcaacagtaataattattattgtcaCTCTTATCACCCATTTGGGATGGAGTGCAACTTTGTTGGCTGGAATGCAGTAACCTGGAAAGAGTTAATGCACTGTTGGTACATCTGCAAGGGTTGAAGTCGGTGACATGACATTCTTCCTGCTTTTCTGCACAATTACTTGCACATCCTCTTTCTGTTTTCAGAGCAGTCTTAGATCTGTTTCATTTACGTTAGCAGCTGTCGCTTACGCAATTACCAAAAGCTGTACAAAGCGACAGAAGGCTATTCTAGGACACTCCACTCGAAACCTTTGCTCCATATTTAACTCCTGTTTGTGTTTCAAGTACAACATAAATCGCAATACTTATTACATTAGAAGTGTGGCATATTTAcatcatttaatattattgtgaattaacatatttttaataaacaaactacattacaAACACTTGGCAGTAAGCAATGAGTGGTAACAACTTCATCTGACTTCCGCATGTTGTGAAAATATTCTGTCAATAATCACAAAATCATTTTGGGCAGTTATGACAGAAAACTGTAACTTATAGAACATATCAAGAATAAATGGGCTATCTTGCATTAAAATGTAGTCATTATCAGCCTCTATGTTTCTACTCAGTGGGATGTATATTATGAGGACCGACATCAGCAAAAAAATTCCGGCTAGTGCAAGCCTATCATTTCGGCTTTGGCATATCATAAGGGgtagtcatcatcataatcataattatcatcatcatcatcatcataataagttTTCTGCTATAGCAGCAGGTCCTTTCTGTCTCCATTTCATGTGATCCACTGCTTCCTTCTTAATGACTGTGTCTGTGCTGCCATCCATTATATCATCCAggatctgaaatttcttcctccctCATCTCCACATTCCTTCCACATACCCTTCTAAGACTGTTTTTATAACCTCCTTCTTCAATCTTAATATGTTCAATCCAATATCGTGTCGTCCAATTAATTACATCCAGCAACTCTCTTTGTCTTCCCaatcttctcagtacctcttcatttttcactctaccCATGCAACTTATTCTTCCCATGCTCCGTcacaaccacatttcaaaagcctccagccttgccTTGTCTTTTCTTCCTGAATAACGTAGTCTCCATTTTGGAAATTAAActagtttacaaaattttaatatccaCGGATGTGGATACAAGACTTGTGGATGCAGTGGATATGAGGACAGTATTTCTCTTAACTGCACATACGCATACTGCGTGAATCTAAGCAACTTATTATGAAACACATAAAGACACTGATGTAATCACAGTACAATTATCTGCAGACTGTCTATCATTGCTTATAAATctcttttttgttaaaaaaaaaaaaagacaacaaagaAGAAGAGGCAAGGAATTATTAACAGTGCGACAATGTGTAGTCAATCTATCAGACAAAAACAATGTTAAAGTGATTGCCAGATGCTTGAAGAAACTGGACATTCAAAACAAAAAGTTGACCAAGGAAcaaactaaacacaaaaatacatttgGAGAAAATTCAGTTACAGTTACTATAGCACTGTGTGTTGCCTTACATTTCCATACTATTGGATAGTTTCCTATTATCAGCTATCTTCCTTTCTACATGGAAAACTGACTCCCTGTATTTTTAGCAAAAAACAAAAAGAGAGTGAACAGTTAAACTATTAAAGGGAAGTAGAACACATTTATTACTTTTGTTAAAGGAAACAAAATATCGGTTTACTGATGTTTCCTTTGCTAACAAATATGTACTAAATGGAAACTTTCACTAAGCATTGTGTTTGCTGTATGAGACTTCTTTAGTTTTCCAATCTTGagcaatacatataaataacaaagTTACGTCTCTtccacaatttatttttgtattaaaataaaatatacaattttAGTACAGACAAAGTTATAAATTCAGATTGTGACAAAATAAACTGTGATCGCACTGCTGATTTTTAAAATCTTTTGTCCATTTGCATGCATCCCTCAGTGAGAAGGTGAAAATTCACATATCTTAAATTAGTGAAGACATTTCTGGACGTATGAAAATTGTCTACATTACAATCctaaaaaatggtaaaaatatttgTACATTCATTCCTTACAATTAATCAATGACCAACTGCACAATGCAACAACTGATTCCTTAATAACGACTAAACCCTTTTCTGTCACTGTTCCTATGTTCTCTCCGGTAATTTCGGTCACGATCAGAACTTTTTCGTTTCTGTCCATTTCCATGCACACTATAAGGATGATTTCTACTGGACCAATTTCCCTGAAGGCTGTTTAAATGAAAAGGTGCACCAAGATAATTTGAAGTTCCCCTCTGACTTTCATATAAGTTCCTTAGACCTGTAACTGGATCTGAAGGTCTCATTCCTGGGCTTAGCATCTGTTGTCCAAACTGAAGCAAATGGTGAAAGTCCGGTGAAGCACTTGGTTTCGAATTTGAATTGACTGGAGCAGAGTATGCACGTTGATGGGACATGTTTCCAAAATTTTTCTCGTTTGGTACCTGCCTTGATTTGAGTTGTAAAACCTTATTATACAATGCAGTCCCGTCAAATAATGCTATCGCGTAAGGTACAGAACTTTCGTGTTTAAAGACAACAAACGCAAATGAACGCTGCCTGCCATCTTTATCTTTAGGAATCCTCACTGCCTCCAATGGACCAGCCTACATGTAAAAAAGACAAAACATTGTGTTCATTTCAGTTGCAAGAATAAGAATAAAGTCAAATTATATAGTAAACTATCTGTAGTCAGTGAAATTCATTTGAAAAGATGGAATACATAAGAAGAGAGAAACATATAGACTTCTATGCCAAAGAATGAACAATGAATGTGTTTAAGTAGCATTCATTCAGTGATCAGTCTTCCTGGCATGTAACAATATCCTACTTTTCCTTTCTGGGCATTCAAAATGTGAAAGAGGACAATGATGAGAAAGATTATGACAATGTTGATGGTGCGTCAATTTTACAGACAGTTTCAACAGTTTGAATACTTGGAATTTCTGCATTTACAGCAGAAAGGTGTGAATACTAACCATCATGTGTACAAGAGTATATCTGTAAACGATGGCAATCAGACATTTAAATACATTGCTCAATTTTTTTGTAAACATATCTGTGTGAAAACTAGTTTAGAAAGTAAGTATGTACATGATACTTAACACTCATTCTTTACGATCAATGTACCAAGCTCACTCTTTTATATTTCAACATTAACAGTCAGATATTTAGCTTATAGTGGCAGAGGGGCACAATAATTTATCCAATACTATGTACACTCATGAGCAATTGTGATAGTTTCTGTAATCCACTCCTATTGCCATGGAAAATGTCGAATGATTGGGATGTCATCAGATCTTGCACTGCCAAGGCAGATGAGTGCAGGATGACTGAGAGTCAAGTTATCAGCAATTCTGATTGGGGCCAAATTCGAGATGGCCAACGGATGGGACACTTCATCTCTCAGGTTTTGCAGGCACTGAGTTTTTCACATGCTACCAAGTCAACAATGTACCATGATGACATTGATTCAGGGAAAACTGCCAGCATGAAGAGAGAATTGTTATGGGCTGTGTTGCTGTTATGGCTAACTGTCTTGTGGTTGACAGTAGGAGTGAACAAATTGGCCAAAACTTACAAATTCAGTGGCTGACAAATTTCAACCAGTGACTGCCCATAACATCAGTATCACATTCTCATTGTGGAATGCAGAAGCCACTATGTGTCACAAGTGTGTCTGCTCACATCTTATAAGGCACACAGATTTGTACCGGCAAAGGAAAATCATCTGTGCATGATCAGCGCATGGAGAAAGGGCACTGGGACTGATGAGTCACACACATTGGTACACATATATGGCACAGCACATATATATAGAAAACCATGTATGACAATGTGTCATGCTTGCCAGATACTGTAAATAttcttgtgtggatgatgtttacaTGGTATGAAATTGAGCCTTGATGGATCGGTCATTGTCTCTCACAAAAGAATGAAATGGGTACTTATTgtatgatcacatgcatccatctGCTCATCTACAGCATCCTGTGGGGACATATACCTTTAAAGCAAGCTAATTTACCTCTCTATCACTCTCAAATTGTATGAAAATTGTaactcaccccccacccccaaagtCATGGAGGTGATTGTGCACCCTTCCCCAGATTACCTGACCCCAATCACTCTCAGCACACTTGTGATTCCATTGAGCAAGATGTGTGCACCATAGACACCAAGCTATAGTTTGAGTGGTCATTGATGTGGATGACTCCCTCTTGCTTTCAGTGTTTTGTGGAATCCATCACATGATACATTACTGCCGTTGTCAGGGTGTAAAGAGATGCTACACACTATAAAGTATGTCTTTCTGATTCAATTGCTCATGAGAGTATGTCAGCTTTGATACTGAAAGTCATCAATTATGGTAAATTTGAATAAAAGTACACTTTAAGAAACACTCATACCTGTTGAAACAGGGCA
This genomic interval from Schistocerca serialis cubense isolate TAMUIC-IGC-003099 chromosome 8, iqSchSeri2.2, whole genome shotgun sequence contains the following:
- the LOC126417185 gene encoding RNA-binding protein 7; this translates as MSEDQRTVFCGNISEKVTEEILFELFLQAGPLEAVRIPKDKDGRQRSFAFVVFKHESSVPYAIALFDGTALYNKVLQLKSRQVPNEKNFGNMSHQRAYSAPVNSNSKPSASPDFHHLLQFGQQMLSPGMRPSDPVTGLRNLYESQRGTSNYLGAPFHLNSLQGNWSSRNHPYSVHGNGQKRKSSDRDRNYRREHRNSDRKGFSRY